Proteins co-encoded in one Spiroplasma gladiatoris genomic window:
- a CDS encoding F0F1 ATP synthase subunit delta gives MFVQESLIRNWSHAICTIAIETKKVEEFLNTAKDLNQIFKNNTELVEFLSNKSFNVETRIKVIDNIFAKKIDQNIVNALKLLVVRDLARGVRHIVKQMIKDLLLETNTVQGVVYSIDALDPSIIKKIETKLSTKIEKKVILDNIIDKELIAGIRVELAGKKYDSSIQGKALDMRRKVMKNRK, from the coding sequence ATGTTTGTTCAAGAAAGTTTAATTAGAAATTGATCACATGCTATTTGCACAATAGCTATTGAAACAAAAAAGGTAGAAGAATTCTTAAATACAGCAAAAGATTTAAATCAAATTTTTAAAAACAATACAGAACTTGTTGAGTTTTTATCAAATAAAAGTTTTAATGTTGAAACAAGAATAAAAGTGATTGATAATATTTTTGCAAAAAAAATAGATCAAAACATTGTGAATGCTTTAAAACTATTAGTAGTAAGAGATCTTGCAAGAGGTGTAAGACATATTGTTAAACAAATGATAAAAGATCTTTTATTAGAAACTAATACTGTTCAAGGTGTAGTTTATTCAATCGATGCATTGGACCCATCAATTATTAAAAAAATTGAAACCAAATTATCAACAAAAATTGAAAAAAAAGTTATCTTAGATAACATAATAGACAAAGAATTAATCGCTGGTATCAGAGTTGAATTAGCAGGGAAAAAATATGACTCTTCTATTCAAGGAAAAGCTCTTGATATGAGACGTAAGGTTATGAAAAATAGAAAATAG
- the atpA gene encoding F0F1 ATP synthase subunit alpha, with amino-acid sequence MPLKINEISEVIKKQIQEYGKDLVIQEVGTVASIGDGVALLFGLDKAMMGELLIFNDNIYGMALNLEDGAVGAVIMGDDSEIKQGDKVKRTQRVVETPVGDELLGRVLNGIGNPIDGNGPLKNKKFAPVEKIASGVMSRKSVDQPMETGILSIDSIIPIGKGQRELIIGDRQTGKTAIAIDTIINQKGKNVKCVYVAIGQKESTVAQVVEKLKQAAAMEYTTVISASASESAPMQYIAPYTGVSIAEEWMANGDDVLVIYDDLSKHAIAYRTLALLLRRPPGREAYPGDVFYLHSRLLERAARVNEKFGGGSITALPIIETQAGDISAYIPTNVISITDGQIFLSEQLFNSGIRPAVDTGLSVSRVGSAAQIKAVKQMGGTLKLELAQYYELQAFAKFGSDLDETTKATLDHGAKIVELLKQRQYSPISQITQSIILLAIKERLIKWLPVSEMMNFKAELLKHFKTNDKAKALKKQLAEEKAYDEALTKKIREEVIKVIKHCVLDIKEWKATTYGTQEEWDKLK; translated from the coding sequence ATGCCATTAAAAATTAATGAAATATCAGAAGTGATAAAAAAACAAATCCAAGAATATGGTAAAGATCTTGTCATTCAAGAGGTTGGTACAGTTGCTAGTATTGGTGATGGTGTTGCCTTGTTATTTGGTTTAGATAAAGCAATGATGGGAGAACTTCTAATCTTTAACGACAATATTTATGGAATGGCTTTAAACCTTGAAGATGGAGCAGTTGGTGCTGTTATAATGGGTGACGACTCAGAAATCAAACAAGGTGATAAAGTAAAAAGAACTCAAAGAGTTGTTGAAACTCCAGTTGGAGATGAATTATTAGGAAGAGTTTTAAATGGAATTGGAAATCCAATTGATGGGAACGGTCCTTTAAAAAACAAAAAATTTGCACCAGTTGAAAAAATTGCATCTGGAGTTATGTCTAGAAAATCAGTTGATCAACCAATGGAAACAGGAATCTTATCAATTGATTCAATCATTCCAATCGGAAAAGGCCAAAGAGAATTGATTATTGGAGATAGACAAACTGGAAAAACAGCTATTGCAATAGATACAATTATTAATCAAAAAGGAAAAAATGTTAAATGTGTATATGTGGCAATTGGTCAAAAAGAATCAACAGTAGCACAAGTTGTTGAAAAATTAAAACAAGCAGCAGCAATGGAATACACAACAGTTATTTCAGCATCTGCTAGTGAATCTGCACCAATGCAATATATTGCTCCATATACTGGAGTTTCAATTGCAGAAGAATGAATGGCAAATGGTGATGATGTTTTAGTTATTTATGATGACTTATCAAAACATGCAATTGCATATCGTACATTAGCATTGTTATTACGTAGACCACCAGGTAGAGAAGCTTATCCTGGAGATGTATTTTACTTACACTCAAGATTATTAGAAAGAGCTGCAAGAGTTAATGAAAAATTTGGTGGAGGAAGTATTACTGCTTTACCAATTATTGAAACTCAAGCTGGAGATATTTCAGCATATATTCCAACAAATGTTATTTCAATTACTGATGGACAAATATTTTTATCAGAACAATTATTTAACTCAGGAATTAGACCAGCTGTTGATACAGGGTTATCTGTTTCTAGAGTTGGAAGTGCAGCACAAATTAAAGCTGTTAAACAAATGGGTGGAACTTTAAAACTAGAATTAGCTCAATACTATGAATTACAAGCTTTTGCAAAATTCGGTAGTGATTTAGATGAAACTACAAAAGCAACTTTAGATCATGGAGCAAAAATTGTTGAGTTATTAAAACAAAGACAATACTCTCCAATTAGTCAAATTACTCAATCAATCATTTTATTAGCTATTAAAGAAAGATTAATTAAATGATTACCAGTAAGTGAAATGATGAATTTCAAAGCTGAATTATTAAAACATTTTAAAACAAATGATAAAGCTAAAGCATTAAAAAAACAATTAGCTGAAGAAAAAGCATATGATGAAGCTTTAACTAAAAAAATTAGAGAAGAAGTAATTAAGGTGATAAAACACTGTGTACTTGATATTAAAGAATGAAAAGCAACAACTTATGGAACTCAAGAAGAATGAGATAAATTAAAATAA
- the atpG gene encoding ATP synthase F1 subunit gamma, producing MANLGELKTQIASVKDIGKITGAMELVATAKLKRISKRVGDIHAYMDEIYNVFDYIVSHSEDSIYLKKPDTQINKTLWVVITSNLGLCGGYNANIIKAIKGRIGSNDEVVAIGNKAISYCNSNKLNIRRAITDVDVNYTSDNANFLASDLLSWYSQREIDAINVVYTKFINNVTFEPHIINLFPIIKVEETNETHEDILLEPDAETVLATGVALYLNTIIFGTILESQLSEQASRRTAMEAATKNGKELSESLSIAYNRKRQENITQEISEIVGGANAQSDN from the coding sequence ATGGCTAACTTAGGTGAGTTAAAAACTCAAATTGCTTCTGTTAAAGATATTGGAAAAATAACAGGAGCAATGGAACTGGTTGCTACTGCAAAATTAAAACGTATTTCAAAAAGAGTGGGAGACATTCATGCTTATATGGATGAAATTTATAATGTCTTTGATTATATTGTTTCTCACTCAGAAGATTCAATTTATTTAAAAAAACCAGATACTCAAATTAATAAAACATTATGAGTAGTCATTACATCAAACTTAGGTTTGTGTGGTGGATATAATGCAAATATAATTAAAGCAATTAAAGGAAGAATTGGATCAAACGATGAAGTAGTTGCAATTGGTAACAAAGCTATAAGTTATTGCAATTCAAACAAATTAAATATAAGAAGAGCAATTACTGATGTTGATGTAAATTATACAAGTGATAATGCTAACTTCTTAGCATCAGATTTATTATCTTGATATTCTCAAAGAGAAATTGATGCAATTAATGTAGTATATACAAAATTTATTAATAACGTAACTTTTGAACCACACATTATTAATTTATTTCCAATTATAAAAGTTGAAGAAACTAATGAAACTCATGAAGATATTTTATTAGAACCAGATGCAGAAACTGTTCTTGCAACTGGAGTTGCTTTATACTTAAATACAATTATTTTTGGAACTATCTTAGAATCACAACTTTCAGAACAAGCAAGTAGAAGAACTGCAATGGAAGCTGCAACAAAAAACGGAAAAGAGTTATCAGAATCTTTAAGTATTGCATACAACCGAAAAAGGCAAGAAAACATTACACAAGAAATTAGTGAAATTGTTGGAGGAGCAAATGCTCAAAGTGATAATTAA
- the atpD gene encoding F0F1 ATP synthase subunit beta, with the protein MKTSLGKVVQVMGPVVDVRFKESEMPELYNTIELDNLGTKLVLEVVQHIGDDLVRTIAMGPTEGLIRGMDAKNTGAPISVPVGNEVLGRMFNVLGDPIDEKPQVDSKKMPIHRTAPSYDELSTSAEILETGIKVVDLMMPFSKGGKIGLFGGAGVGKTVLVQELINNVAKAHGGISVFAGVGERTREGNDLYYEMIEAGVIDKTSLVFGQMNEPPGARMRVALTGLTIAEYFRDEKNQDVLLFIDNIFRFTQAGSEVSALLGRMPSAVGYQPTLATEMGALQERITSTKKGSITSVQAVYVPADDLTDPAPATTFAHLDARVVLDRSIAALGIYPAIDPLSSSSRMLDPEIVGEEHYSTALKVQETLQKYKELQSIIAILGMDELSEEDRITVNRARKIRNFMSQPFTVGEKFTGRSGKYVSVQDTINSFKAILNGDCDDIPETLFMYAGSVEEVIERNKVKK; encoded by the coding sequence ATGAAAACAAGTTTAGGTAAAGTAGTTCAAGTCATGGGTCCTGTTGTGGACGTTCGCTTTAAAGAATCAGAAATGCCAGAATTGTACAACACTATCGAACTAGATAATTTGGGAACAAAATTAGTATTAGAAGTGGTACAACACATTGGTGATGATCTTGTAAGAACTATTGCTATGGGGCCAACCGAAGGTCTTATCAGAGGAATGGATGCAAAAAATACTGGAGCACCAATTAGTGTTCCTGTTGGTAACGAGGTTTTAGGAAGAATGTTTAATGTTCTTGGTGATCCAATTGATGAAAAACCACAAGTTGATTCTAAAAAAATGCCAATTCATAGAACTGCACCAAGTTATGATGAACTGTCAACATCAGCTGAAATTTTAGAAACAGGAATTAAAGTTGTAGACTTAATGATGCCTTTTTCTAAGGGAGGAAAAATTGGGCTGTTTGGTGGAGCTGGAGTTGGTAAAACAGTTTTAGTTCAAGAGTTAATTAACAACGTTGCAAAAGCACATGGGGGAATATCTGTGTTTGCTGGAGTTGGAGAACGTACAAGAGAAGGAAACGACTTGTACTATGAAATGATTGAAGCTGGAGTTATTGATAAAACAAGTCTAGTATTTGGTCAAATGAATGAACCACCAGGAGCAAGAATGAGAGTTGCTTTAACTGGATTAACAATCGCTGAATATTTTAGAGATGAAAAAAATCAAGACGTGTTATTATTTATTGACAATATCTTTAGATTTACACAAGCTGGATCAGAAGTTTCTGCTTTATTAGGAAGAATGCCTTCTGCTGTTGGTTATCAACCAACTTTAGCAACTGAAATGGGTGCTTTACAAGAAAGAATTACTTCAACTAAAAAAGGATCAATTACTTCTGTTCAAGCAGTTTATGTTCCAGCCGATGACTTAACTGATCCCGCTCCTGCAACAACATTTGCTCACTTAGACGCAAGAGTTGTTTTGGATAGATCAATTGCTGCATTAGGAATTTATCCTGCAATTGATCCATTATCTTCAAGTTCAAGAATGTTAGATCCAGAAATTGTTGGTGAAGAGCATTATTCAACTGCATTAAAAGTTCAAGAAACTTTACAAAAATATAAAGAATTACAATCAATTATTGCAATTCTTGGTATGGATGAACTTTCTGAAGAAGATAGAATAACAGTTAATAGAGCAAGAAAAATTAGAAACTTTATGTCTCAACCATTTACAGTTGGTGAAAAATTTACAGGACGTAGTGGAAAGTATGTAAGTGTTCAAGATACAATTAACTCTTTTAAAGCTATTTTAAATGGAGATTGTGATGATATACCTGAAACTTTATTTATGTATGCAGGTTCAGTTGAAGAAGTTATTGAAAGAAATAAAGTTAAAAAATAA